TCGTCGCCCGCGCCCGGCCTGTACAACATCTGCTACGTCAACGCCTTCCAGGCACAGCCGGAGGAGCGCGGCCAGTGGCCCGCCGACCTGCTGCTGCGGGACGCGGACGGCAAGGTCGTCGTCGACAAGGACTGGGACGAGGCGCTGCTGGACATCAGCACGCCGGACAAGCGCCGCCGGGTGGCGGCGCGCGTCGACCGCTGGATCGACGCGTGCGCCGACAAGGGCTTCGACGCGATCGAGCCGGACAACTACGACAGTTACACGCGCTCCCGGAAGCTGCTGTCGGCGGACGACGCGACGGCCTTCATCTCCCTGCTGTCGGCGCGCGCGCACGCCCGGCATCTGGCGATCGGGCAGAAGAACACCGTCGAACTGTCCGGGGCCAGGTCCCGGGCCGGGCTCGACTTCGCGGTGGCGGAGGAGTGCGGCGAGTACGACGAGTGCGGTGCGTACGCGAAGGCGTTCCACGACCGGGTGGTCGTCATCGAGTACACCGACAGCGGTCTGCGCAAGGCCCGGGCTGCCTACGGGAACCGGCTGAGCATCGTGCGCCGGGACGTGCTGGTCTCGACGCCCGGCAACGCGGACTACGTCCGCCGGACCCGCTGACAGGGGGCCGGGATGACCCGCGCGATACCGCGGCGCCTGGTCCTCGGCGCGGCGGCGGCCGGCGCGCTCGCCGGCTGCGCCGGCCCGTCGGACGGCGTCGGCTCGGACGGCACGGTGACCGTCGAGCTGTGGCACGGCCAGAACGACACGGCCCGTAAGGCCGTGGAGGCTCTGGTGGCCGAGTTCAACCGCACGCATCCGCGCATCCGCGTGGACAGTTCGGGCGGCGGGGTGCTCGCCGACGCGATGCTCCAGAAGGTGACGGCCGCACTCGCCGCCGGCTCCTACCCCGACATCGCCTACGTCTTCGGCTCCGACCTGGCGAGCGTCGCCCGCAGTCCCCGGGTCGTCGACCTGACGTCGGCGCTGCGCGGCGGCAGCCCGCCGTGGAACTCGTTCTGGCCGCCGGTACGGGACGCCGTCACCGTCAACGGCGCCGTGCGCGCCGCTCCGGCGGCCCTCGACTCGCTGGCCGTCGTCTACAACAAGAAGCTGTTCCGGCAGGCCGGGATCCCGTTTCCGGAAGCCGGCTGGACCTGGGACGCGTTCGTCGACACCGCGCGCCGGCTCACCGCGTCCGGCCGGGGCGTGTTCGGCACGGGCTGGCCGGGCACGGGCGACGAGGACACCGTCTGGCGGCTGTGGCCCATGATCTGGGACCTCGGCGGCGATGTGGTCGCCGCCGACGGCAAGGGCATCGGGTTCGCCGCACAGGGCGCCCGGGCCCTTTCGACCCTCGCCCGGCTGGCCCACGACAAGAGCGTCTACGTCGACCCGAAGACCGGCAGCGAGCAGATGTACCAGGTGTTCCTGGGCGGCCGCATGGGCATGGTGGCGACGGGGCCCTGGCAACTGCCGGACATCCGCGCCGCGAAGGTCGACTACGGCGTCGTCCCGCTCCCGTCGTACAGCGGCAGGCCGGTCACCATCTCCGGACCGGACACGTGGACCGTGTTCGACAACGGCTCGGCCCGTTCCCGGGCGGCCGTCGAGTTCGTCCGGTGGATGGTCCAGCCGTCGCAGGACGCCCGCTGGGACATCTCCGCCGGCGGACTGCCGCTGACCTCGGCCACGGCCCGCCGGGCCGAGTGGCGCCGGCACGCGGAGACCACCGAGGGTCTCGACGTGTTCACCGCCGCGCTGGACTCCGCCCGGGTCCGGCCCGTGCACGCGGCCTACCCGCAGATCTCCCAGGCCCTCGGTGAGGCCGTCGTCTCGGTCCTGCTCGGCAAGGACTCCCCCGCGCAGGCCGTCCGCCGGTGCGCGGACCGGGCCGACGCGGCCCTGCTCATCCCCCGGTGACGTCTCCCCGAGACGCTCCCTGCTGACTTCCAGGTGAAGGAGGCCGTCATGTCCACTCTTCCCCGCGCCCTCACGCTCCCCCCGGGCGCCACCGTGAACCCCGCCGCCGCACGCCGCGCCGCGCGCCGCCGTTCCCGCCGCGAGACCGCCACGGCCTGGGGCTTCATCAGCCCGGCCGTCGTCGTGATCCTCGGGCTCAGCATCGTGCCCGTCGTGTGGTCGCTGCTGCTCTCCTTCCGCGCCGACGACCTGGTCACCCCGGGCCGCTGGGTCGGGCTCGACAACTACCGCGCACTCGCACAGGACCCCAACTTCCGTACGGCGGTGGGCAACACGCTGGTGTACACCGCGCTGTACGTACCGCTCAGCCTGGTCGGCGGGCTCGTCCTCGCGCTCGCGCTGAACCGCCGTATCCGTTTCATCGGCCTCTACCGCACCCTCGTCTTCGTCCCGTTCGTGGTGTCCGCCACCGCGCAGGGCGTGCTGTTCTCCTTCATCCTCGACCCCGAGTTCGGCGTCGCGAACGCCCTGCTCCACCAGCTCGGTTTGTCCTCGCAGGGCTTCCTCACCGACCCGGACCAGGCGATCTATCTGCTGGTGCTCGTCTCGCTGTGGAGCGGCGTCGGCTTCTGCGTCGTGGTCTACCTGGCCGCGCTCCAGGACGTGCCGCCCGAACTCGTGGAGTCGGCGCGCATCGACGGGGCCGACCGCTGGCGGGTGCTGCGCCACATCACCCTGCCGACTCTCACGCCGGTCACCGTGTTCCTGCTGCTGTGGCAGCTGATCATGGCGCTCCAGGTCTTCGACCTGATCTACGTGACCACGAAGGGCGGGCCGCTGGGCTCGACCGCCGTGGTCGTCTACTTCGTCTGGCAGCAGGCGTTCCAGATGTTCACTGCGGGCTACGGGGCCGCGGCGGCGTACGTCCTCGCGGTGGCCCTGCTGGCGGCGGGCGGCGCTCTGCGGCTGGCCCGGCGCCGGCAGGGTCGTACGGAAGGAGCGGTGCGATGAGTTCACCCGGGACCTCACGGCGGCCGAGCGGCTGGCATCTGGCGCTGGCGCCGTTGGCGCTGGCCTTCGCGCTGCCGCTGCTGTGGCTGGTGCTCAGCTCGGTGATGTCAGACGCCGAGATCAACCGGTTCCCGCCCGCGCTGTGGCCGAAGGGCATCGACCTGGGCGGCTACCGCTATGTGCTCGGGAACGCCATGTTCCCCCGCTGGTTCGCCAATTCGCTGATCGTCGCGTCGGTGGCCGTCCTGTCGAACCTGCTGCTCGGGGCGCTCGGCGGGTACGCGTTCGCCCGGATGCGGTTCGCCGGGTCACGGCTGCTGCTCGCTCTGATGCTGGCGACGATGGTGATCCCCTTCCAGCTCACGATGATCCCCACGTTCCTGGTGATGAAGGAGCTGGGGCTCATCGACACGCTCGGCGCGCTGATCGTGCCGTCGCTCGTCACGCCGTTCGCGGTGTTCCTGTTCCGGCAGTTCTTCCTCGCCCTGCCCCGGGAGATGGAGGAGGCGGCCTGGATCGACGGGTGTTCGCGGCTTCGGGTCCTCTTCTCGATCGTGCTGCCGCTGGCCCGGCCGGCGCTCGCCACGGTGGCCGTGCTCACCTTCCTGAGCACCTGGAACGACCTGTCGTGGCCGCTGATCGCGATCAACCACGACACCCAGTACACCCTGCAGCTCGGCCTGACGACGTTTCAGGGACAGCACCACACACGGTGGTCCGCGGTGATGGCGGGCAACGTGATCACGGTGCTGCCCGTGCTCGTGGCGTTCCTGCTCGCGCAGAAGACCTTCGTCCAGTCGCTCACGTCCAGCGGCCTGAAAGGCTAGTCCATGACGAAACCCTTCGATCTGCTGGTCGTCGGCGACGCCAACCCCGACGTCGTGGTGGGTCCGCTGCGCGGCCCCCTGCGGTTCGGCCAGCGTGAACAACTCGTCGAGCACGGCGGTCTGGTGCTCGGCGGCTCCGCGGCGATCATGGCGTGCGGGGCGGCCCGCCTCGGGCTGCGGGTCGCGTTCGCGGGCCGGGTCGGCGACGATCCGGCGGGCGCCTTCGTCCGCGCCGCGCTCGCCGCACGCGGCGTCGACGTCGGCTCCCTCGTGACGGACCCCGGCCTGCCCACCCCGCTCACCACGGTCGTCACGGCCGGGGACGGCGACCGGGCCATCCTCACCGCGCCCGGCTGCCTCACCTCGACCGGGCCCGAGGACGTACCCCGGGACCTTGTCGCGGCGGCCCGGCACGTGCACACGGCCTCCTTCTTCCTGATGCCCCGTCTGGCGCGCTCCCTCGCGGCGCTGTTCACCCTCGCCCACGACCTGGGCGCGACCACCTCGCTCGACACCAACGACGACCCGGCCGGACACTGGGACAAGGGGCTCGTGGACCCGGTGCTCAAGGTCACCGACGTCCTGCTGCCCAACGCCGCGGAGGCGTGCGCGCTGGCCGGGGAACCTCAACTGGTCCTGGCCGCCGCCCTCCTGGCCGGACAGGGGCCGACGGTCGTCGTCAAGGACGGGGCCGACGGCGCCCTCGCGTGCGGGGCGACGACCCGACTGACGCGGGTCCCCGCGGCGCCGGCCGACCCGGTGGACACGGTCGGTGCCGGCGACAGCTTCGACGCCGGGTTCGTCGCCGCGAGGCTGCGCGGTCTCGACCTGCCCTCGTCGCTCGCGGTGGCCGCGGCCTGCGGCTCGCTGTCGACCCGCGCCCACGGCGGGACCGCCGCCCAGCCCACGTGGGACGAGGCGATCGCCGCGGCCCGGCACGTCTCCCCCGACGTGAACACCGCTCCGAACCACCGCACTTCGCAGGACCCCAGCACCCCCGACACCTGGAGCCGTACATGAACGACGTCACCGCCCCGAAGATCGCCTTCGTCGGAGCCGGGAGCGTGGTGTTCACCCAGGGACTGCTGGCCGACCTGTTCACCTTCCCCGAACTCGCGCACACGCGGATCGCGTTGCACGACATCGACGCGGAACGGCTGGACACGGCCGAGGGCGCCGCCCGGTACATCGCGGGGGTCCGGGGCGCCAAGCCCGTGATCACCACCCACCTGGACCGGCGGGCGGCCCTTGCGGACGCGGACTTCGTCATCAACATCATCCAGGTCGGCATGGACCGCGCCACCCGGACGGACTTCGACGTCCCCGCCCGCTACGGGCTGCGCCAGACCATCGGGGACACGCTCGGCATCGGCGGCATCTTCCGTGCCCTGCGCACCTTCCCCGTGCTGCGCTCCCTCGCCGCCGACATGAGCGAACTCTGCCCGGACGCACTGCTGTTGAACTACACCAACCCGATGGCGATGAACGCCCTCTACCTGAGCCGCGTCGCGCCCGCCCTGCGGGTGACGGGGCTGTGCCACTCGGTGTACTGGACGATGCACGACCTCGCCCAGCTCGTCGGAGTGCCCTTCGAGGAGGTCACCTATCTGGCGGCCGGGGTCAACCACCAGGCCTGGGTGCTGCGGTTCGAGCGCGCGGGCCAGGACCTCCACCCCCTCCTGGACGAGGTGATCGCCCGGGACCCGGAGCTGCTGCGCAGGGTCCGGGTGGACATGTACCGCAGGCTCGGCCACTACCCGACCGAGACGAGCGAGCACTCCTCGGAGTACGTGCCGTGGTACCTGCACCACGACAGCGAGATCGAGCGGCTCAGGCTGCCGGTCGGCGCCTACCTCGACATCATCGAGGAGAACGCGGCGAGTTACGCGCGCACCCGCGAGGCCCTCGCGTCGGGGACGCCCCTGCCGGTCGAGGGAACCCTGGAGTACGCCCCGCAGATCATCCACAGCGTCCTCACCGGCACCCCGCGCACGGTCTACGGCAACGTGCCCAACCGCGGGCTGATCGACAACCTTCCCGCCGACAGCGTCGTCGAAGTGCCGTGCCTGGTGGACGCGTTGGGGGTGCAGCCCACCCGGGTCGGCGCGCTGCCGCCGCAGTGCGCGGCGCTGAACAGCGCGTACGTCGCCGTCAACGACCTGGTGGTCCGCGCCGCGACCGACAACGAACCGCGTCACATCCGGCACGCCGCGATGGCCGACCCGGCGACCGCGGCGGCGCTCCCGGTCGAGCGCATCTGGGACCTGTGCGACGACCTCGTACGGGCCCACGGGGATCTGCTGCAGCCCGGGTTGCGGGGGGAACTCGGCCACTGACCGCCGGTGGCACGGGCAGGGCGGACGGCGCGGCGTCGGACGGGCGACGGGCCCGGCCGACGCGGGCGTTCACAGGAGGTTCAGGTCGCGGGCGCGTCGTACCGCCTCGCCGCGGCGGGTCGCCGCGAGCTTGCGGTAGACGCTCTTGAGATGCGTCTTGACCGTGTTGACGGACAGATGGAGGTCGGCGGCGATCTCGTCCCGCGACATCATCTGCGCGAGGCGCTCCAGCACTTCGCGCTCGCGTTCGCTGAGCGGCTCGACCACGGCCACCAGGTCCTCGGTCGGCTCGGGCCGCCGGCTTCCCGCCGCGGCCACCACCGGGAGCCAGTCGTGTCCCTGGGCCAGGGCGGGCCGGCGCCGCACGAGCGCCGGCAGCCAGGGGCCCGCCTCCACGAACGGCCGCCTCAGATGCTCGGGGCGGGCGCCCCGCAGGGCGCGCGCCACCAGCCGCTGTGCGGTGAGGTCGTCGCCCAGGGCCGCCACGGCCTGTGCCCGGGCCAGCAGCACCCGGACCGTCGTGCCCAGCCCCTCGTCCCGCTCGGCGGGGAGCGCGTCCAGCAGGGCCAGCGCCCCCGGCGCGTCACCCGTGGCCAG
The window above is part of the Streptomyces sp. NBC_01428 genome. Proteins encoded here:
- a CDS encoding endo alpha-1,4 polygalactosaminidase, whose translation is MPPVKRALRAGVLGTATALAGLLALAGCGSGKDTDVSPKTPRGTTGAPAPSSKPKPSRTAAEPSADSGKRSSGSPEPTRGSDPKPTAVELPPLHAGFDYQIGGAYPPAPGVRIVSRDRSSSPAPGLYNICYVNAFQAQPEERGQWPADLLLRDADGKVVVDKDWDEALLDISTPDKRRRVAARVDRWIDACADKGFDAIEPDNYDSYTRSRKLLSADDATAFISLLSARAHARHLAIGQKNTVELSGARSRAGLDFAVAEECGEYDECGAYAKAFHDRVVVIEYTDSGLRKARAAYGNRLSIVRRDVLVSTPGNADYVRRTR
- a CDS encoding ABC transporter substrate-binding protein; this encodes MTRAIPRRLVLGAAAAGALAGCAGPSDGVGSDGTVTVELWHGQNDTARKAVEALVAEFNRTHPRIRVDSSGGGVLADAMLQKVTAALAAGSYPDIAYVFGSDLASVARSPRVVDLTSALRGGSPPWNSFWPPVRDAVTVNGAVRAAPAALDSLAVVYNKKLFRQAGIPFPEAGWTWDAFVDTARRLTASGRGVFGTGWPGTGDEDTVWRLWPMIWDLGGDVVAADGKGIGFAAQGARALSTLARLAHDKSVYVDPKTGSEQMYQVFLGGRMGMVATGPWQLPDIRAAKVDYGVVPLPSYSGRPVTISGPDTWTVFDNGSARSRAAVEFVRWMVQPSQDARWDISAGGLPLTSATARRAEWRRHAETTEGLDVFTAALDSARVRPVHAAYPQISQALGEAVVSVLLGKDSPAQAVRRCADRADAALLIPR
- a CDS encoding carbohydrate ABC transporter permease; this translates as MSTLPRALTLPPGATVNPAAARRAARRRSRRETATAWGFISPAVVVILGLSIVPVVWSLLLSFRADDLVTPGRWVGLDNYRALAQDPNFRTAVGNTLVYTALYVPLSLVGGLVLALALNRRIRFIGLYRTLVFVPFVVSATAQGVLFSFILDPEFGVANALLHQLGLSSQGFLTDPDQAIYLLVLVSLWSGVGFCVVVYLAALQDVPPELVESARIDGADRWRVLRHITLPTLTPVTVFLLLWQLIMALQVFDLIYVTTKGGPLGSTAVVVYFVWQQAFQMFTAGYGAAAAYVLAVALLAAGGALRLARRRQGRTEGAVR
- a CDS encoding carbohydrate ABC transporter permease — protein: MSSPGTSRRPSGWHLALAPLALAFALPLLWLVLSSVMSDAEINRFPPALWPKGIDLGGYRYVLGNAMFPRWFANSLIVASVAVLSNLLLGALGGYAFARMRFAGSRLLLALMLATMVIPFQLTMIPTFLVMKELGLIDTLGALIVPSLVTPFAVFLFRQFFLALPREMEEAAWIDGCSRLRVLFSIVLPLARPALATVAVLTFLSTWNDLSWPLIAINHDTQYTLQLGLTTFQGQHHTRWSAVMAGNVITVLPVLVAFLLAQKTFVQSLTSSGLKG
- a CDS encoding carbohydrate kinase family protein; this translates as MTKPFDLLVVGDANPDVVVGPLRGPLRFGQREQLVEHGGLVLGGSAAIMACGAARLGLRVAFAGRVGDDPAGAFVRAALAARGVDVGSLVTDPGLPTPLTTVVTAGDGDRAILTAPGCLTSTGPEDVPRDLVAAARHVHTASFFLMPRLARSLAALFTLAHDLGATTSLDTNDDPAGHWDKGLVDPVLKVTDVLLPNAAEACALAGEPQLVLAAALLAGQGPTVVVKDGADGALACGATTRLTRVPAAPADPVDTVGAGDSFDAGFVAARLRGLDLPSSLAVAAACGSLSTRAHGGTAAQPTWDEAIAAARHVSPDVNTAPNHRTSQDPSTPDTWSRT
- a CDS encoding alpha-glucosidase/alpha-galactosidase — encoded protein: MNDVTAPKIAFVGAGSVVFTQGLLADLFTFPELAHTRIALHDIDAERLDTAEGAARYIAGVRGAKPVITTHLDRRAALADADFVINIIQVGMDRATRTDFDVPARYGLRQTIGDTLGIGGIFRALRTFPVLRSLAADMSELCPDALLLNYTNPMAMNALYLSRVAPALRVTGLCHSVYWTMHDLAQLVGVPFEEVTYLAAGVNHQAWVLRFERAGQDLHPLLDEVIARDPELLRRVRVDMYRRLGHYPTETSEHSSEYVPWYLHHDSEIERLRLPVGAYLDIIEENAASYARTREALASGTPLPVEGTLEYAPQIIHSVLTGTPRTVYGNVPNRGLIDNLPADSVVEVPCLVDALGVQPTRVGALPPQCAALNSAYVAVNDLVVRAATDNEPRHIRHAAMADPATAAALPVERIWDLCDDLVRAHGDLLQPGLRGELGH